In the Microplitis mediator isolate UGA2020A chromosome 5, iyMicMedi2.1, whole genome shotgun sequence genome, TCAATGGAAAGTCCTACCCCGCGTATGACAACGTTCTCATATGTACCAGAGCTTCATAGTCCCCCTAGTAGTATGATATCCCGTCAGCAGACACCGCCAGTTTACTCGAGAATCTTACGTAAACAAGCAGAACGTGAGAGTCACGAGATAATAAACGGATCAACAGTACAACAAGGATCACCTGCTACGACACTACACCGCCCGCGTTCTTTGACAACACTTGAAGAGTACACGGAAACGAGGACAATGACCGAAATGACAGATGCGTCACACGCCAAATACAGAGTCGCAAGTATATTAGCACCtacaccaccaccaccaccgccAATAGTACCAACAACAACAACCCACACATCTACATCTATTCAGCAGCGTGAACATATTCGTGAGGAGGTTGAACCCCTCGTTGAGCCAGTCGTTGCACCTAGACGTCCTGAGATAACGACGCACGAAGTTGATGACGTATTTTTACGTACCGTCACcgagaaaaaaacaattgaggATGTTGAACGTCATAAGCGACAAGTCACAGAATACTATGCTCGTAAACCAGATCCTAAATGGGACGTCACAATTCGTAACTATCCCGCAGATGAAATTCCACCAGCACCACCGCAGTGGGAAAATTTCTCAGATGTCAGTTCGGCAtctaatttaacaataatcaATGATCATATACATATGCGTTCTGCGGATGAAGTTGATTCGACAATAGAACCAACATACAGTCGCGCAGAAATGCCATCACGATCGCCCCATGGTTTAGATTCCGAGAGTATGGGTGATCAGTGGGAGACACTTTCACGAGTATTAGAACCGCAGTATGCCGGTGAATTGACAGACGATGAACGtgaaaaatggcgggaagTTATTACCACAGAAAGTACTCTACGGACATTATTGTCAGAGGCTATTGTTAAAGAAGATTATGAATTAATTAGAAAAGATGCTAGGTACCAGACTTTATTCCCACCAGCAAAATGGGATGTTATTATAAGAATATTAAGTCCACCACCAGCTTCTTCAATAGCATCTAGTAAGAGTGGACAGAAATATAAGCGTAGCAAAGGCTCGGAGTGGGACAGCAGATCGAGAAGATCTTCTTTGCCCACTTTATATGAGTATGACAGTGATGGGGGCACGTCTATCAGGACTCATGATGTTCCGGGTGCACCGTCTGAAGATCGTGCACGTCGTTTAAGTACAATGACACGAACAGGAAGTGAAGTTGATCTGAGATCTGAATCTGAGACTATCAGAAACTTTAAAATGCAAAGAGATGACGTAAGTGTCAGCTCTTATGAAGCGGACTCAATTGTCAGATCACTAAGTCAACCGAGTTTAGCAAGATCCTCAGAATTTGCTGAACACTGGGGACTGCCGGCAAGAAACTTGCGTACTTGGGCACCTGAACCTGAAGACATTGCCAGTTCGCCGGACACCACGCCGATGGCTATCAGACGAGGTGATCGAGTTGAAGTCATGACCTCCTTCGACTCAGGCAATCATCCTGGTCCAGGTGGACTTACCAGCACCTTCACCCGATCTACGAGGTACTCGGAAAGAGAAACTGTACGAGTTACTGAAGCTCCTAGACATTCTGGCTGGTTTCACGACGATTCAGAACCCGAAatgcaaatttaaataatttacgaacgaaaattattaacagtTTTCTTATTATAGATCTTTTTACTGTAagatcttttttaaaaataatttaaattacgaaCAATTCCATTGATCTTAATTTGTCAAACAAAGAATTCAATAGCCAGCTAAATTCGGTGCATTGATTTTCCCAAATTAAAACATACTGCTCAACTATTTCCAATAATTgcggaaaatttaattaccgacctacaactaattaatttactattttaattaatttaccatttagttgataatatatatgtttgttaATTGCTGGTTAgatcagtgtaataaattttttttccttttcaaCGACtgaataattttgtttgacaAATCAAAGATCATTGAATCGAAGCACCGAACTTGCCGATTTTATGAAtgaatagataaatatattttttttttataatctataCATTTACACTGCCAAGAGTTCCGTACTGACgatggattatttttttattataaataataataatgaaaaacaaaataaatccaACATTACATTGCCGATTTAGAAGACTTCGATTCTTCATTAATCGATACTGCAGTCATTTTATAACAAACATGtatctatatagatatatatttaaatactttagcG is a window encoding:
- the LOC130667716 gene encoding uncharacterized protein LOC130667716; this translates as MKMWTLLLVITLSSEAWTQSNYASQGNSIEYQPGLPPSTILDGKVTKLDELSPIIFLNRTKAYLNCSQGSMQVELKFDEPFYGVAYADFDRNSACMVKGRGFNYAELELPLKGCGTKQDPQRVFTNNIVVRFHPGLEMDGDEVITIICRYPPPITPKPSIAEQVLPPIPAEGGVPEPPLKGFQILLTICALLFLSLLLLGLGCSYLCLKRRNIRVVHRHPFGSATGSEITKLSGSSLGHLSMFEGLKIPRAHTLLHTAASSSGSEANLVIDHSDTLPSDYPSESHSEVGMETTNAYGFDEIIHSTRSTTSLTPGLSQIDEVRSLPPSSMDSYDNKAYIHDHQNIHASSLYSETMTDIDSTRATTATSRITTRHPIAGSVEPKFDVQMRVKRAPPPPSPLPSESDASIALERNLTTILEREETIRSMESPTPRMTTFSYVPELHSPPSSMISRQQTPPVYSRILRKQAERESHEIINGSTVQQGSPATTLHRPRSLTTLEEYTETRTMTEMTDASHAKYRVASILAPTPPPPPPIVPTTTTHTSTSIQQREHIREEVEPLVEPVVAPRRPEITTHEVDDVFLRTVTEKKTIEDVERHKRQVTEYYARKPDPKWDVTIRNYPADEIPPAPPQWENFSDVSSASNLTIINDHIHMRSADEVDSTIEPTYSRAEMPSRSPHGLDSESMGDQWETLSRVLEPQYAGELTDDEREKWREVITTESTLRTLLSEAIVKEDYELIRKDARYQTLFPPAKWDVIIRILSPPPASSIASSKSGQKYKRSKGSEWDSRSRRSSLPTLYEYDSDGGTSIRTHDVPGAPSEDRARRLSTMTRTGSEVDLRSESETIRNFKMQRDDVSVSSYEADSIVRSLSQPSLARSSEFAEHWGLPARNLRTWAPEPEDIASSPDTTPMAIRRGDRVEVMTSFDSGNHPGPGGLTSTFTRSTRYSERETVRVTEAPRHSGWFHDDSEPEMQI